Within the uncultured Draconibacterium sp. genome, the region CGGCTCAACAACGTATTATTATCGATTGTGCGCAAAAGCCGGTGAATATTAAAATCGCGTTTGTTCCGAAAAGTGACTGGCTGCAACACCATCAGTTTTTCCCGGTGGTTGCGCAGGTCGCCAAATATTTTACTGATCTGTGTTGGTTTTACCCCGATAAACTCATTTTCGCGCAACAGTTTTGGATGCACTTTTCCAACCGGATAAATAAAATACACGTCCTCCATTTCCGGAGCTCGTTCTGCAAAATCAGCTTCTTCGTGCAAATGTACGGTCAGGTGCTCGTTCAGCTTCTGAAAGCCACTGTTATTTTGTGCAATGCCAATGTATTGCTGTTGTGCACCATTTCTGAAATCGATGCCCACAACCGGACGCAGGTCTTTTCCCTCGCAACGACGGATAAAATCAATGGTTGCTGAAGTGTTGTTAATATCGGTCAACACCAACGAGTTGTAACCTTTTCCGGTAGCTTCATCAATCAACTCATCAATGGAAAGCGTGCCAAATTTGTAGCTGTAATATGTATGACAATTTAATAACATAAACAATGCCTAAATGCTTTAATGCGAGAATGCTTAAATCAGTTTCGAATCACTAGTCACTGGTCATTGGTTCTGAACACTGCGACTGCTCACTGAACACTTTTCCTTCATTATTCTTAAATCCTTAATCATCATTCATCACTCAATTTACATCCTCCTGTGTGCCGGAATTACCGGTGATTGTCCGTTAAACGGGTTAATCATTTGTCCAATGTCGCGAGCTCCCATGGTTGAGGCTCGCTGCACTGCATTTGCCCCATAGCGGTTACGAATTTTATCCATGCGCTGGTACAGATTTATCAGCTTGGTATCATCTTCAAACAGTTTCATCTGGTAACTTCCACCCACCAAATGACTAAAACGCACACCCACCAGCCGCACCAAAACCCGGCGTGTGTACAACTGATCGAAAAGCTCCATGGTGGTTTGAATAAGTGTATGATCGAGCGACGTGTACGGAATGCGCTTTTGCCGGGTGCGGGTATCAAAATCGGAATAACGCACGGTTACCGTAACACACGATGTTAATTTGTTTCCGTTGCGCAGGTAGAAAGCCAGTTTTTCGGCCATGGCCAGCAGCAGGTTTTTCAGTGCTTGTACATCAATTGTATCTTTCTCAAAAGTCAATGACGATGAAATAGATTTCCGCTCGTGATAAGGCTCTACCAGCGAATTATCGATTCCCTGCGCCTTTTTCCACAGCACAATCCCATTCTTTCCCATCACTTTGTCCATCAATTCGATAGGCATCTCCTGGATGGTTTTCACATAACGGATTCCCATGCTCAGCAGCATTTTATAAGTCTGGTCGCCCACCATCGGTATTTTTTTCACCGGAAGTGGTGCCAGAAACTCTTTTTCATGCCCGTACTCAATTTGCTGAAAACCATTGGGTTTTATCTCGCCCGTTGCTACTTTCGACACCGTTTTATTGGTCGACAGTCCAAAAGAAATAGGCAAATGTGTTTGATCGATAATTCGTTTTCGTAATTCCTGCGCCCACTTGTAACAACCGTAAAATTTATCCATCCCGCTTACATCAATATAAAACTCGTCGATGGACGATTTTTCATAAAGCGGTGCTCCTTCTTTAATTATATCAGTAATCTCATCGGAAAATTTGCTGTAAATAGAACTGCTACCTTTCACCACAATGGCCTCGGGACAAAGCCGGCGCGCCATTTGCATGGGCATGGCCGAATGTACGCCGTATTGCCGCGCTTCGTAACTACAGGCCGCCACCACTCCACGTCCACTGGTACCTCCAACCAAAACCGGTTTGCCGATCAACTCACGGTTCATCAGCCTTTCGCACGACACAAAAAAGGTGTCCAGATCAATATGTACAATATTCCGATTCAAAATGTCGATATTTTCGTCAGTTTTTCGACTATAATTTAGTCAATTTTTATTATATTTGGAAGAGAAAGTCGGAAATAAAGGAAAGATTGCTTCTCCCGATAAATCGGGATCGCAATGACGTAATTTGAATAGCGTATAGGGAGTTTGGGCGCGCCCAAACTCCTCTCCCCTTCTGACTTGCAGAGTCATTGCGAAGGAGGAGGCACGACGACTGAAGCAATCTTTCAAACCATAACTAAAAACAAGAAACTATGCACTTTGCAGAAAACCTGAAATTCCTAAGAAAACGCCGCAAAAAATCGCAAATGGATATGGCAACAGAGCTGGGATTAACACGCACTACCCTTTCCGGGTACGAGAAAAATGTGCAGCCGCCTTTTCCGGTGCTGATAAAAATATCGGAGTATTTTAATGTGTCGCTTGATGCATTGATAAAATACCGGCTGGAAGTTTTATCGGAGCAGCAACTTTCGCAAATCGAAAAAGGATTTGATGTAGACGTTACCGGCCGAAAACTACGACTACTGACAATTTCTGTAGACAAAGAAGGTAAAGAAAACATTGAAATGGTTCCGGTAAAAGCACAGGCCGGTTATACTAATAGCTATGGCGATTTGGATTTTATTGCGTCGCTGCCCAAATTCAAACTTCCGTTTCTGCCAGAAGACAAAACATACCGCACTTTCCAGATTCGGGGCGATTCGATGCTCCCAATAAAAGAAGGCTCGTGGGTAACCTGCTCGTTTGCCGAAGACTGGACCAACATAAAAGATGGCAAAGCCTGCATTATTGTCACAAAAGATGAAGGTGTGGTTTTCAAGCTGGTTTACAAACGTTTAGAAGACAAAAACTTCTTACTGGTTTCATTAAAC harbors:
- the dinB gene encoding DNA polymerase IV, with the translated sequence MNRNIVHIDLDTFFVSCERLMNRELIGKPVLVGGTSGRGVVAACSYEARQYGVHSAMPMQMARRLCPEAIVVKGSSSIYSKFSDEITDIIKEGAPLYEKSSIDEFYIDVSGMDKFYGCYKWAQELRKRIIDQTHLPISFGLSTNKTVSKVATGEIKPNGFQQIEYGHEKEFLAPLPVKKIPMVGDQTYKMLLSMGIRYVKTIQEMPIELMDKVMGKNGIVLWKKAQGIDNSLVEPYHERKSISSSLTFEKDTIDVQALKNLLLAMAEKLAFYLRNGNKLTSCVTVTVRYSDFDTRTRQKRIPYTSLDHTLIQTTMELFDQLYTRRVLVRLVGVRFSHLVGGSYQMKLFEDDTKLINLYQRMDKIRNRYGANAVQRASTMGARDIGQMINPFNGQSPVIPAHRRM
- a CDS encoding LexA family transcriptional regulator; translated protein: MHFAENLKFLRKRRKKSQMDMATELGLTRTTLSGYEKNVQPPFPVLIKISEYFNVSLDALIKYRLEVLSEQQLSQIEKGFDVDVTGRKLRLLTISVDKEGKENIEMVPVKAQAGYTNSYGDLDFIASLPKFKLPFLPEDKTYRTFQIRGDSMLPIKEGSWVTCSFAEDWTNIKDGKACIIVTKDEGVVFKLVYKRLEDKNFLLVSLNRNYSPYEIPVSQVVEIWQFETVNSFEVESQ